From bacterium, the proteins below share one genomic window:
- a CDS encoding alpha/beta fold hydrolase — translation MPFASLPTGIDMYYEVEGAGDPLLLIMGTAADHSTWAGQVAAYRDDYTVITYDARGTGQTTRPSDPTSYSMRVLGDDAAALLDHLGIERAHVSGLSLGSATAQELTINHPSKVASVQLHCTWGYSDEWFIRMIDTNELPVLHEDYAMYIRTALLWVASPHFINERPDDVTAFEQGFIFENPHPPSRDGMLGHFHADKTHDTLDRLHRIRVPTLITSGEVDWQVPTRYGLEVQRRIPGSTMHVFTGPASSHIAFYEMADEWNAFTLGWLKRLG, via the coding sequence GTGCCGTTCGCATCGCTACCGACCGGAATCGACATGTACTACGAGGTGGAGGGCGCCGGCGACCCGCTGCTGCTGATAATGGGCACCGCCGCCGACCACTCGACCTGGGCGGGACAGGTGGCCGCCTACCGGGACGACTACACGGTGATCACCTATGACGCCCGAGGGACCGGCCAGACCACCCGCCCGTCGGATCCCACCAGCTACTCGATGCGGGTACTGGGCGATGACGCCGCCGCCCTGCTTGACCATCTCGGCATCGAGCGGGCCCACGTATCCGGACTCTCGCTGGGGAGCGCCACCGCTCAGGAGCTGACCATCAACCACCCGTCAAAGGTGGCTTCGGTCCAACTCCACTGCACGTGGGGCTACTCGGACGAGTGGTTCATCCGCATGATCGACACCAACGAACTCCCCGTGCTCCACGAGGACTACGCCATGTATATCAGGACTGCGCTGCTGTGGGTGGCCAGCCCTCACTTCATCAACGAGCGTCCCGACGACGTGACCGCCTTCGAGCAGGGGTTCATCTTCGAGAACCCCCATCCGCCCAGCCGCGACGGGATGCTGGGGCATTTCCACGCCGACAAGACCCATGACACGCTCGACAGGCTGCACCGTATCCGGGTGCCCACCCTGATCACGTCGGGCGAGGTGGACTGGCAGGTTCCCACCCGTTACGGACTAGAGGTGCAGAGGCGGATCCCCGGCTCGACCATGCACGTGTTCACCGGCCCCGCATCCAGCCACATCGCCTTCTACGAGATGGCCGACGAGTGGAACGCCTTCACCCTCGGATGGTTGAAGCGCCTCGGCTGA
- a CDS encoding alcohol dehydrogenase catalytic domain-containing protein, whose product MRVLVFDGPHRFHVETRPRPVPGPGEVRLRMAYVGICGSDLHGYTGESGRRLPGMIMGHEASGWVEAVGPGGEELAVGTPITFNPSLPCDGACGHEFENHCAALRVIGVTPDIQGAFADAIVVPATRVVELGGLSMLWGAGVEPMAVALQAARRAGVRPGQDVLVVGGGMIGQSIAQTCRLDGAASVTVSDPMPSRRALARDGGFRALEPAQVEDAGPFDVSFDAVGITATAYAAIQNIPKAAVACFVGLGLPEVSIPLFDVVVGERMVVGSFCYPDAVFEEALDHLASGRLDLDPLIGSVESFEDTARAFEDLATGARADAKIMMSTGLGAPTA is encoded by the coding sequence ATGCGGGTCCTGGTGTTCGACGGACCTCATCGGTTCCACGTCGAGACCCGGCCTCGCCCGGTTCCCGGACCCGGCGAAGTCCGGCTGCGCATGGCATACGTGGGAATCTGCGGGTCCGATCTACACGGTTACACCGGCGAATCGGGACGGCGGCTTCCCGGGATGATCATGGGTCACGAGGCAAGCGGATGGGTCGAGGCGGTGGGCCCGGGGGGCGAGGAGCTGGCGGTGGGAACTCCGATCACGTTCAACCCGAGCCTCCCGTGCGACGGAGCCTGCGGCCACGAGTTCGAGAACCACTGCGCGGCCCTGAGGGTGATCGGCGTGACGCCCGACATCCAGGGCGCCTTCGCCGATGCCATCGTGGTCCCGGCCACGCGGGTTGTGGAACTGGGCGGCCTCAGCATGCTGTGGGGCGCGGGGGTGGAGCCCATGGCGGTCGCCCTCCAGGCCGCCCGCCGGGCGGGTGTCCGGCCGGGCCAGGACGTTCTCGTGGTGGGAGGAGGGATGATCGGCCAGTCCATCGCGCAGACCTGTCGCCTGGACGGAGCCGCCTCGGTGACCGTGTCGGATCCCATGCCCTCCCGCCGGGCGCTCGCCCGGGACGGTGGCTTCAGGGCCCTCGAGCCCGCCCAGGTCGAGGATGCCGGCCCGTTCGATGTCTCCTTCGACGCGGTGGGGATCACCGCCACCGCCTACGCCGCCATCCAGAACATCCCGAAGGCGGCCGTGGCCTGCTTCGTTGGGCTGGGGCTCCCCGAGGTGAGCATCCCGCTCTTCGACGTGGTGGTCGGCGAGCGGATGGTCGTGGGGAGCTTCTGCTATCCGGACGCCGTGTTCGAGGAGGCTCTCGACCACCTGGCCTCGGGGCGGCTCGACCTCGACCCGCTGATCGGGAGCGTGGAGAGCTTCGAGGACACGGCCCGGGCCTTCGAGGACCTGGCCACAGGGGCCCGCGCCGACGCCAAGATCATGATGTCCACAGGCCTCGGGGCTCCCACCGCCTAG